A stretch of Gopherus evgoodei ecotype Sinaloan lineage chromosome 12, rGopEvg1_v1.p, whole genome shotgun sequence DNA encodes these proteins:
- the LOC115660339 gene encoding E3 ubiquitin-protein ligase TRIM7-like, with product MAGAGIAARELLQPYSPPGSAEAPQKHLAPLGKEREAAKAEEEQQSEELLKQTEAKRQKIVWEWQELRGFLEEQKQRLLARLEELERAIVQRRDEGVCSLSWEISLLSERGGEKGQQPLSQPLQGAGSTGGREDGAFLKPEPSFASWRRDSAISV from the exons ATGGCCGGGGCCGGGATCGCAGCGCGGGAGCTGCTCCAGCCCTACAGCCCGCCGGGCAGCGCG gAGGCACCACAAAAGCATCTGGCCCCtctgggaaaagagagagaagcagccaaggctgaggaggagcagcaaagcgaggagctgctg AAACAGACGGAAGCCAAGAGGCAGAAGATTGTCtgggagtggcaggagctgcgAGGGTTTCTggaggagcagaagcagcggctgctggcccgGCTGGAGGAGCTAGAGAGAGCCATTGTCCAGAGAAGGGATGAGGGTGTCTGCAGCCTGTCCTGGGAGATTTCCCTGCTCAgcgagaggggaggagagaaggggcagcagcCACTGAGCCAACCCCTGCAG GGTGCTGGGAGCACTGGGGGCAG GGAGGACGGGGCGTTTCTGAAGCCAGAGCCGTCATTTGCGAGCTGGAGAAGAGACTCAGCGATTTCTGTCTGA
- the LOC115660335 gene encoding E3 ubiquitin-protein ligase TRIM7-like isoform X1 codes for MLGAAKVGNLERTLFPSLHRQRGHSRGWELLQPCSPRGSPEEPQKHLALLGKEREAAKAEEEQQSEELLIWSPHLKKDTLELEKVQRRSAKMMKGPEQLPSEKQTEAERQKIVWEWQELRGFLEEQEQRLLSRLEELERAIVQRRDEGVCSLSWEISLLSERGGEKGQQPLSQPLQGAGSTVGSREDGTFRNPEPSFTELEKRLSDFSLKSAMLQEVLLGFKETLQRELGSDTGYRLMSTFCSRSSHPPRGKEMASMELAQSVEIPTRETPAGSRDSPIFYYQALASRGR; via the exons ATGCTCGGTGCAGCCAAAGTCGGGAATCTGGAGCGGACACTGTTTCCGTCGTTACACCGGCAGCGGGGCCATagccggggctgggagctgctccagccctgcagcccgcggGGCAGCCCG gAGGAACCACAAAAGCATCTGGCCCTtctgggaaaagagagagaagcagccaaagcGGAAGAGGAGCAGCAAAGCGAGGAGCTGCTG atctggtcgccccatctcaaaaaagatactttggaattggaaaaggttcagagaaggtcaGCAAAAATGATGAAGGGTCCAGAACAGCTTCCGTCtgag AAACAGACGGAAGCCGAGAGGCAGAAGATCGTCtgggagtggcaggagctgcgAGGATttctggaggagcaggagcagcggcTGCTGTCCCGGCTGGAGGAGCTAGAGAGAGCCATTGTCCAGAGAAGGGATGAGGGCGTCTGCAGTCTGTCCTGGGAGATTTCCCTGCTCAgcgagaggggaggagagaaggggcagcagcCGCTGAGCCAACCCCTGCAG gGTGCTGGGAGCACTGTGGGCAG cagGGAGGACGGGACGTTTCGGAATCCAGAGCCGTCGTTTACGGAGCTGGAGAAGAGACTCAGCGATTTCTCTCTGAAAAGTGCCATGCTGCAGGAGGTGCTCCTGGGATTCAAAG AGACGCTGCAACGGGAGCTGGGGAGCGACACAG GCTACAGATTAATGTCCAcattttgctccagatcatcccatcctcccagggggaaggaaatggcttcaatggagctggctcag
- the LOC115660335 gene encoding E3 ubiquitin-protein ligase TRIM7-like isoform X3, whose amino-acid sequence MLGAAKVGNLERTLFPSLHRQRGHSRGWELLQPCSPRGSPEEPQKHLALLGKEREAAKAEEEQQSEELLIWSPHLKKDTLELEKVQRRSAKMMKGPEQLPSEKQTEAERQKIVWEWQELRGFLEEQEQRLLSRLEELERAIVQRRDEGVCSLSWEISLLSERGGEKGQQPLSQPLQGAGSTVGSREDGTFRNPEPSFTELEKRLSDFSLKSAMLQEVLLGFKETLQRELGSDTGYRLMSTFCSRSSHPPRGKEMASMELAQC is encoded by the exons ATGCTCGGTGCAGCCAAAGTCGGGAATCTGGAGCGGACACTGTTTCCGTCGTTACACCGGCAGCGGGGCCATagccggggctgggagctgctccagccctgcagcccgcggGGCAGCCCG gAGGAACCACAAAAGCATCTGGCCCTtctgggaaaagagagagaagcagccaaagcGGAAGAGGAGCAGCAAAGCGAGGAGCTGCTG atctggtcgccccatctcaaaaaagatactttggaattggaaaaggttcagagaaggtcaGCAAAAATGATGAAGGGTCCAGAACAGCTTCCGTCtgag AAACAGACGGAAGCCGAGAGGCAGAAGATCGTCtgggagtggcaggagctgcgAGGATttctggaggagcaggagcagcggcTGCTGTCCCGGCTGGAGGAGCTAGAGAGAGCCATTGTCCAGAGAAGGGATGAGGGCGTCTGCAGTCTGTCCTGGGAGATTTCCCTGCTCAgcgagaggggaggagagaaggggcagcagcCGCTGAGCCAACCCCTGCAG gGTGCTGGGAGCACTGTGGGCAG cagGGAGGACGGGACGTTTCGGAATCCAGAGCCGTCGTTTACGGAGCTGGAGAAGAGACTCAGCGATTTCTCTCTGAAAAGTGCCATGCTGCAGGAGGTGCTCCTGGGATTCAAAG AGACGCTGCAACGGGAGCTGGGGAGCGACACAG GCTACAGATTAATGTCCAcattttgctccagatcatcccatcctcccagggggaaggaaatggcttcaatggagctggctcag